The Chitinophaga caeni genome segment CGAGTCCAAAGACACTCAAACTCCATTTGGACAAAATGAATTTGAGATCATACATAATATCGTGCAGGAATATGATTTCCCTGTATGTTATAATTTCCCCGTCGGGCATCAACATGAAAATTACGCCCTGAAACACGGGATGATGCACGAATTAAAAATCGGGGCAGATTGTTTGCTGCGGGAAATTAAAAACTGATTTGCTGGATCCGGTCACATGCGGGATTCGGTCACATGTGGGATTCGGTCGCGACCGAATCCCGCAAAATCCCGGATCATTGTTCCAACAATGAATCCAATTTTTCTAAAAACACCGGGAAACCTGCCAGGTCATTATGTTTACCACCGGGAACTGTTATAAATTCATCGGCGGGATTTTTAAATAATGCTGCCAATTTCTTACCGGATTCATAAGGTACCACATCATCGGCAGTGCCATGGAATATATTGATCGGGGCAGTAACCTTTGGTAAATATTGATATGTAGGCAAAGGAAATTTCAATATCCAATTCAAGGGATAAACAGCTCCGTAGGTACCGGCAATATCAGGTATGCTGTAATACGGTGTTTCCAAGATCAATCTTTTACAATCCCGGATGCTCGCCAATTCGGTAGCCACGGCGGTTCCTATGGATTTCCCATAAATGATGATTTGCCCGGGTTCAAACCTTTTTCTTGCCAACCGGTACATGACCAATGCATCATCAAACATCCCTTGCTGCGTTAATTTCCCCCTGCTTTTACCGAAACCGCGGTAATCCATCATCAACACGTCATAGCCTTTTCTTGTAAAGTTGCCGGCGTATTTCGCGTAGGCAGAAATATTGTTCGCATTACCATGAAAATACAGTACGATCCCCTTCGCGGAATCGGCTTTGAACAAAACGGCGCTAAGTTGTTCATGGTCGTTTACTGGGATCGTTATTTCTTCGAATGGTTGGTTGAACCGGAACTTAAAATCATCTTGCAGCACCTTCGGGTGAAAGATGATTTTTTCCTGGTAAAAATATAAGCCCAGGCCCCCCAGTACATATAATAATACCGCGATTAGCGTAATCCTGATAAATAATCTCTTTGATGCTACGGCCATAACCTTTTGCTATTAAAAAACAGGCATCAAGGTATGATCTCCTTGATGCCCCGGTATTTTACTAAATTATCTTTAATCGTCTATTTCAGGTACTAATTCCATACCGTAGGCTTCGGCTGTCAAGATACCAACCACCCTTACTGCTTCCAGGCGCGCCATATCAGGACTAAGCTCGATGATTTGCTGGGTATTATGCAGGAAATCGTAGGTAAAGAGCTTTCCGGCGAATGTGGAAACCCCGGCGATCCATTTGAGGATTTCATTAGCCAACAATATCGCTGTGGCACCATGCGTTGTTCCCAAGGCACCTGCGTCAAAATTGCGGTATTCATCGATCAATTCTTGGTTGCAACGGTAGCTGGCTGTTCTTTCATTATCTTTTAACGGTAAATTAAACCCGCCGAACCAAGACATCCAGTTATGTACTTCCGCGATGATGAAAGGTTTATCCTTTATAATACAAGCATCATTGATCACTAAATGCGTGGCTGCATCCTGGGAGCAATCCAAAACCAGGTCGAAATTTTCGATTAAGTCGCCCACGTTCCCCGGGTGTACCTGCAATAAAAAAGGGTAATGTTTCGTGAACGGGTTCAATCCCCATAAGCGGCTTGCTGCCATTTTAGCTTTATGCTTGCGGATATCCTGCATTTGGTAGAGCGGCATGCGGTGCAAATCTTCTTCCATCACTACGCCGAAATCTGCAATTCCAAGTACACCAACGCCGGAAGCGCTGAGGTATTGTAAAATAGGGCTACCCAATCCACCGGCGCCTACAACCAAAATCCTGGCTGCTTTTAAGCCTTCCTGCATATCGATGCCCATACCGGGTACGCCCATCGGGTGTTTGTATCTTAATATTTCTTTCTCTGTTAAAGCCATCACGGATTATTTTGAAATGGATTACACGGATTACACGGATTCTTGTGTTGTTTTTGTGTTGCTTGTTTTTGTGTTGTTTGTTTTTGAGTTTCCTTGGATTAATTTTCTTGAGGAAATTCTATGATAAATTTACTGCCTTTTCCAATGGCGCTTTCAACTTTGATTTTTCCTTTGTGTGCGTCTACTATCGCTTTAACGTAGGCTAAGCCTAGGCCGAAGCCTTTCACGTTATGAACGTTGCCGGTGTGGGCGCGGTAGAACTTCTCAAAGATTCTCGATACCGTATCTTTACTCATGCCGATACCATTGTCTGCTATAGAAAGCACCAGGCTTTTCTTGGTATTGGATGTTTGAATTTTTATCAACAAATCATCTTTCGAATATTTGATAGCATTATCCAACAGGTTGAATACCAGGTTGGAAAAATGCACTTCATCGGCTTGTATAATCGGTTGATGGGCATTCAACTGTAATTCTACTTTCCCATTCTTACTTTCTAATTGCAATTGTAAATTATCTACCGTGCTCGATATAACCTGGTGTACATCGATGGCGGTAAGTTTCATTACCAGTTCATCCTTTTCCAACAAGGAAGATTGCAAAATAGTTTCCACTTGCTTGTTCATCCGCTTGTTTTCTTCCTTGATAATACCGGAGAAATAGCGGATTTTATCCTTGTTTTCCATCACTTTTTCATTGCCGATGGCATCGATAGCGAGGGAGATGGTAGCCAGCGGTGTTTTTAACTCGTGCGTCATGTTATTGATAAAGTCAGACTTAATTTCAGACAATTTTTTCTGGCTGAATACAGTCCTGATTGTCAAGGCAAAAGCTAAAATAATGATGGTTGTAAATAGTACGTTCCCCACGATCATCAGTCCTAGGGATTTCCATAAACTTGGTTCGGGTACGATGAGCCAAAACTCGTCCGTCGTTACTGCCAGATCACTTAAATCATTGATTATCGGGCCATAGTAAGTAATAAAGCGGGTTGAATCTGCCAATTCGAACTGGCGGATAAAGTCGGGGGTTGTCATCCTGACAGTACTGCCAAAAACGCCTTTCGTGATGATTCCGAATTCGTAATCCGATTTCAACTTTTGCTTCTTGAAGGCTTCGT includes the following:
- a CDS encoding alpha/beta hydrolase, which translates into the protein MAVASKRLFIRITLIAVLLYVLGGLGLYFYQEKIIFHPKVLQDDFKFRFNQPFEEITIPVNDHEQLSAVLFKADSAKGIVLYFHGNANNISAYAKYAGNFTRKGYDVLMMDYRGFGKSRGKLTQQGMFDDALVMYRLARKRFEPGQIIIYGKSIGTAVATELASIRDCKRLILETPYYSIPDIAGTYGAVYPLNWILKFPLPTYQYLPKVTAPINIFHGTADDVVPYESGKKLAALFKNPADEFITVPGGKHNDLAGFPVFLEKLDSLLEQ
- a CDS encoding HesA/MoeB/ThiF family protein — protein: MALTEKEILRYKHPMGVPGMGIDMQEGLKAARILVVGAGGLGSPILQYLSASGVGVLGIADFGVVMEEDLHRMPLYQMQDIRKHKAKMAASRLWGLNPFTKHYPFLLQVHPGNVGDLIENFDLVLDCSQDAATHLVINDACIIKDKPFIIAEVHNWMSWFGGFNLPLKDNERTASYRCNQELIDEYRNFDAGALGTTHGATAILLANEILKWIAGVSTFAGKLFTYDFLHNTQQIIELSPDMARLEAVRVVGILTAEAYGMELVPEIDD
- a CDS encoding sensor histidine kinase, with the protein product MWPLKKIFPVIVVLITLSLLGSIAIQVNWIMNAVQLKHDSYNERMQTATRQVLDSIIEKMKPSDMPIYGGRTLRITGSTFDPSGNRFNIEGYTSEYRLNTTINKVSAQEIHHYVDEAFKKQKLKSDYEFGIITKGVFGSTVRMTTPDFIRQFELADSTRFITYYGPIINDLSDLAVTTDEFWLIVPEPSLWKSLGLMIVGNVLFTTIIILAFALTIRTVFSQKKLSEIKSDFINNMTHELKTPLATISLAIDAIGNEKVMENKDKIRYFSGIIKEENKRMNKQVETILQSSLLEKDELVMKLTAIDVHQVISSTVDNLQLQLESKNGKVELQLNAHQPIIQADEVHFSNLVFNLLDNAIKYSKDDLLIKIQTSNTKKSLVLSIADNGIGMSKDTVSRIFEKFYRAHTGNVHNVKGFGLGLAYVKAIVDAHKGKIKVESAIGKGSKFIIEFPQEN